gtagtattggatagaaaaagaaaaataatgtctgtgagcataacagaactgatatggcgggcgaaaacccgaggacaatccatccagaaTTGTTTTTTTCAGCTCACCACTGATTACTATTGCTATCAATGGGAATATAAAAGGAATACCTCCCAGAATGcaattcctagggcttccactagatgtcaacagtatttagaaagaATTTCACGCTTGTTTTTTGAtaaatgagctagaatttgtagtttttgtaAGTGGCTCCTactttggctgtagtgtttgtaaCATGTTCCTGTGAGTGCGCGCACTTCATTATTTATCCCCGGTAATGAcaatactattctccgtcttaaattgtattgtttatttacatattagggtacctgaggtttgattagaaatgttgtttAACTAGTTTGGACGAAGaatattggtaacgtttgggattcttTTTGTATGCATATTGAatgagggaaaccggtggattattgaatgaagagcgggaactaaactgacttttttgggatataaagaaggactttatcggaCAAAacgaccatttgtgatgtagctgggaccttTTGAATTgccaacagaggaagatcttcaaaggtaagtgatttattttatcgctatttctgactttagttatgcctctgcttggttggaaaatgtttgtgGCGCGCTCCGGTGAGGGTGCACACTTGGTTATTTATCTCCAGGAATGAACATACTATTTTCCGTCTTAAATGTaataatttatttacatattagggtaactgaggattgattagaaacgttgtttgacttgttcgGACGAAGTATATTGGTAACATTTGcgattaattttgtatgcattttgaacaagGGGAAACCGGgggattattgaatgaagcgcgccaactaaactgacttttgggatataaagaaggactttatcgaacaaaatgaacatttgtgatgtagctggtacCTTTTAAGATTTCCGTAcccaacattttccatcaagatagaactgccaaagggggaggagttgcaatctactgcagagatagtcagcaatgttctgtcatactttccaggtctatacccaaacagttcgaacttctaattttaaaaattaatctctccagaaataagtctctcactgttgccgcctgctatcgacATCCCTCCggtcccagctgtgccctggacaccatttgtgaattgatcaccccccccatctagcttcagagttcgttctgttaggtgacctaaagtGGGATATTCTTAACAGCACGGCAGTCCTACattctaagctagatgccctcaatctcacacaaatcatcaaggaacccaccaggtacaaccctaaatccgtaaacatgagCACCCtgatagacattatcctgaccaacttgccctccaaatgcacctctgctgttttcaatcaggatctcagcgatcactgcctcattgcctgtatccgctatgggtccgcggtcaaacgacaacccctcatcactgtcaaatgctccctaaaacacttctgcgagcatttctaattgacctggcacGGGTATCcgggaaggatattgacctcatcccgtcagtcgaggatgcctggtcattctttaaaagtaatttcctcaccatcttaaataagcatgcccctttcaaagaatgtagaactaagaatagatatagcccttggttcactccagacctgactgcccttgaccagcacaaaaacatcctgtggtggactgcaatagcatcgaatagtccccacgaaatgcaactgttcagggaagtcaggaaccaatacactcagtcagtcaagaaagcaaaggctagctttttcaagcagaaatgtgcatcctatagctctaactccaaaaagttttgggacactgtaaagtccatggagaacaagagcagcTCCtcccaggtgcccactgcactgtggctaggtaacacggtcaccaccgataaatccatgataatcaaaaatttcaataagcatttctcaacggttggccatgccttcctcctggctaaaCTCcgaccccggccaacagctccgtccCTTGCAGTTacatgcccaagcctccccagcttctccttcacccaaattcagatagctgatgttctgaaagagctgcaaaacctggacccgtacaaatcagctgggctagtcaatctggaccctctctttccgacgccattgttgcaacccctattaccagcctgttcaacctctctttcgtattgtccgagatccctaaagattgaaaagctgccgcggtcatccccctcttcaaagggggtgacaccctggacccaaaccgttacagacctatatccatcctgccctgcctttctaaagtcttcgaaagccaagttaataaacagatcactgaccatttcaaatcccaccgtaccttctctgctgtgtaatccggtttccgagcctgtcacgggtgcacctcagccacgctcgaggtgctaaacgatatcataaccgccatcgataaaagacagtactgtgcagccgtcttcatcgacctggccaaggctttcaactctgtaaatcaccgtattcttatcggcagactcaatagcctttgtttttctaatgactgcctcgcctggttcaccaactactctgcagacagagttcagtgtgtcaaattggagggcctgttctccggacctctggcagtctctatgggggtaccacagagttcaattctcgggccgactcttttctctgtatatatcaatgatgtcactcttgctgcgggcgattccctgatccacctctacgcagacgacacaattctgtatacttatggcccttccttggacactgtgctaactaacctccaaacgagcttcaatgccataaaacactccttccgtggccttcaactgctcttaaacgctagtaaaactaaatgcatgcttttcaaccgttcgctgcccgcacccgcctgcccgaatagcatcaccaccctggacgatTCCGACCTAGAGTATGTgtacaactataaatacctaggtgtctggttagactgtaaactctccttccagactcatattaaacatctccaatccaaaatcaaatctagaatgaTGGCGTTTCTCCAAAACCCAACCTTCTGTTCCTTAGTTCAATTTACAAGTCTGGCTATCTCTGACCTCTCAGTGTTTCCTTCACGACCATACCTGCTCAACTGTACACTTACGACCTTGCTCCAGCCACCGCAATCATGTTAGTAAAACCCTAGTTCacgatccatgtctcaaggcttaacaatcctgattttaacctgtctccaccgcttaatctacactgactgaagtggatatAACAGGTGGGATCagtaagggatcacagctttctcCTGGATTCACTTGATCAGTCTGTTTTGTACACTCCTTTAAATGGAATATCAGCAATCTACATTAGATTTGTATATCATGCAACCAGTCCTATAACAAAATTCACCCGACCCAGAAGATTCGATCATCAATAAGCGCTAAAGGTAGTTAGCATCTGAACGGGCTAGATATAGCCTAGGTCTACCAATGATATGGTGTTATAGGACAGAAtaactacctgacatgatgactccttgctgtccccagtctacctggccatgctgctgctccagtttcaacttccacctgactgtgctgctgctctagtttcaactgttctgccttattattattcgaccatgctggtcatttatgaacattgaacatcttggccatgttctgttataatctccacccggcacagccagaagaggactggccaccccacatagcctggttcctctctaggtttcttcctaggtattggccttttctagggagtttttcctagccaccgtgcttctacacctgcattgcttgctgtttggggttttaggctgggtttctgtacagcactttgagatatcagctgatgtacgaagggctatataaataaatttgatttgatttgatttgaataacttGAATATATTTGGAGGAGTGTGTCTTTTGTAGCCGGACAAGAGGCGCTCTTTGGGAATGGGGATGGATACAAGCCAAATAGTGTCCTGCACTGAAGGACGAACTACAGTGTGTGAATTGTGAATAATACAAAGGCCTCATGAGTAGACAATTTTAGAAACCTTTTATGGATCGGCTTCTTGACAAACGAAGCAGAATACAAGCAATTGTTACAGGAAAATAACACAATTGTTTCTAAATATGAGTGTCACCAGATCATCTCTTCTTCCATGATGAGCAAATAGCCTACATGGAGGGGTTTTCACACACATCCAAAATAATAACAGGAGCTGGCTAAAATAATGTACAATAGCCTGCGTTTCCACTGTCAAAATCCATGCCATAATAGCAAACACGTTACTTCTAAGAGACCAGGTTttggttggtcttaaatatcccATCAGCGCTGCCTGAAATTGGCACTTTGGCACACATTTTTAATAACACATATTGCCACCACTCAGACCTCAGCCAAAGCGAGTTCATATATGACAGCTTTAACTGGTCGAAATTACAAATGAGCATAAGTAAAATAGAGCACAAGAAGTCTTACTTTCATTTTCCCAAAATAATTTTAATAGACCTTTTTTAATGGGAAGGAGAATATATAACAAAAACCATACTACTAAgtaagggcggcaggtagcctagtggttagagcattgagccagtaaccggaaggttgctagattgaatccccgagctgacaaggtaaaaatctgttgttctgcccctgaacaaggcagttaacccactgttccttggccgtcattgtaaataagaatattttCTTaataactaacttgcctagttaaataaaggggggGTAAATAAATGGTTGTGTGTAGTAATGGTTTCAAACTTTCTTTTATGCAGACGAAATGGCAGAGTCCAGTGTTCATAGTAAGTCAACAGGTTACTTTCTCAGATGGCATTGGTTGTTTTTCTTGCTTAGATGTACTGGTCTGACATTTCATCAAAAGACGTCAGTTATAAAGTTGTAAGCTGTTACAAAAAGTAGCTGAGCTGATACaccacctttttttttttacataaggcAGCTGCATTAATGATTAAGGTTCCCTCTTTAATATCCTCTTGCAGGTAATCCAAGGATGAGACAATTCTTCACTGTTGTCAGTGGCAATACCTTGGATTCTCATAAGGACTTTTTGAAACAACTCACCATGCAACGAGACTTTACTGAAGTGATGACACCAGAGaagagtgatgtcatcataacttTCTGTCCTATCGTCAGTCGTGCTGGGACTGATATTGAAGCAGCGCTGCAGGAGATCCCAAGTAACGAAGCAAAGTTATTGacatctactgtatatctgaaATGTTTTATATGAAATCCATGTCCGTGTTGACCTATGTATCTAGCAAGATGCTAATTATCTGAGTGTTTTATTTGTTAGCTTTTTGTTATGCTAAACATTTTTTTGTCACTCTCTATACAGCTGGTAAACGTGTTGTTTTGGTGGCGATGCATCATTCCTTCAACCCAGACTGCACAGTACCTGACTGTAGCAGACTGGTGACCAGAGGTGATATGCTAACAGTGGACTGTCTGTTCCATGAGAACCAGGGACTACTGGACTGTCCTCGCAATACAGAAGCAGTCCGTACGATTTGGAGCCATCTGAACATACAGCCAATGGTAATTCACCCCACCAACAACCTCCATGTACCAGTACTACATTTCTCTCATACTCCCCATGCAGACTTTTGTAATGCTTTTTTATTGACCCATTCAAATGTGTCATATGACGTATACAAATATGGAGAAACACAGATTTCTCAAATGTTTCATTAATCATTGTCTGATAGTCTTAGAATAATGATTGCTAGTTTAATGTTTGTTTTTGACTGTGTTTGATGCCACAAAACAACAGAATAAGAACACCAGAAAAGGTTTGTTCAAAAACAAAAAGCCGAGTGAGCAGAAGAGTAAGAAGCAAGTGGATGCACCGAAAAAAGAACTACAGGAAGAAAAATGTCAGCAATGTGTACACAAGGACAAACTACTGAAGCAAATAGATTACCTAAACAAAATACTTGGTGAGACAGACTTTCAATAATCACAAAGTTATTATTTAATCATAACCACTATTACAGAATCATTTTGATAGTTACATCTCCTCATCCTGTTCTATCatacatctcctcatactgttcTATCATACATCTCCTCATCCTGTTCTATCATACATCTCCTCATCTTGTTCTATCATACATCTCCTCATCCTGTTCTATCATACATCTCCTCATCCTGTTCTATCATACATGTAGTATCACCACAGCTGCCTGGCATTTTTCCCTAATGTCCCAACACAGAATTTGCCTGTCCTTTGTCATCTCAGATCAACAGGTACGTGATCTGAAGaacgaggtagagagactgagaaGCCAGGTCTCAGCCCAGATGACTGGTGAGTCTGATCTATAAATCTCAGTGATTTGTTTTCAAACAAGTGCAGAGACCGTCATTTTGATGTCAGATTAATAAAAAATTGTAATTActctgtcatttaaaaaaaaaagtcatgttccccccccccccccccccccccccctggcttGGCTTTTCCTATATAAGTCTATTCAACACACCGTCTTTGTTAGAATCTTGATAAAGCAGTTTTAGGAGGGAGGGCATGTCATTTTTCATCCAACACAACAGTTTATTGCCATCTGAGAATGGCCAATCGAAACTACACCTGATCTATATCAAAACTAGTTTCACACATAGGCCTATAATAATAGATGAAGCCTGACCAATCAATGctgtctagctagctaagttCTTCTCCGTTAGACCTGCATTTACAATGCATCCAATTTCAGTTTGTGTAGTTGTTGGTTTAGGTTTATGTAACTTTGTTGCAAGTACGGTCTGCATGCATAGGCATATATTGCGTCATgattgcaaaatgttttaatGTTGATTTTTAGAATGCACAGAATTCAATAATGCTGTTGTATAACGCATTTATAATTAGTACATCATTTATTCATAATTTATTAATCAATATGCCATTCATATGTTTAATATGGGTCCTTAtcaaccatttactaatcattagtTAAGTATTTTTGCATGGCCTCATCTAAAGTGTGGGCTATTTatactttataaatgttttgagTGACCAGTGCAATTTCTCACATTGGTAGACATTCCAGCAGTACCTGCGCTCAAAATAGCCTAGAACATATCAATGGTTGAAGAATAAGCAGACCACACACAGGATgcaacaaaaacatatttaaaaaactgCCGCAAGGACTTGACGAAGAGTTGTAAAAGTGAATGTTTTACTGATGTTTGTCAAGCTCGCGAATGCAAACTAATCATAAACAGatgtggcctacacacaacagcTAGCCGGACCTCCCAGTTTCCCCTCTGGTAGATTTTTATTCCTTCATTACTACTGATATGTAATTGATGTAGAAATGTTACATGTCtgatttgcaggtagaaatgTTACATGTATAACCTTTAAAGGCTTCGAGGGCTTCAACCTTTCAACCGCAGACTATTTTCACTCATGACTTTGTCTGGCACCACCTTTACTGGGCCTTTTGACTGTTGCAACTCTTTAATTTCAACGTAATAGGATTGTTCAGCGAAATTAGGACCTCAGATACCCTAAGCGGTCTATGGACTGATCTTAATCTCTCCTGGACAGATTCTGCGCCTCAACCTGAAGAATCGGTTGTGACGGGATGGAATGCACAGGATAACGAGCAGCAGTCGGCCCATTGTTTGGGTTTTCATCCCTGATTatttggatgggggggggggggggggggttaacaagtgacatcaataagggatcatagctttcacctgtattcacctggtcagtctattaaTGTTTAGTACACTGACCATTTTATTCCAAAACAGTCACATCGTTGTGATGTGAAACTTCAGACACTTTTTGCTGATCAAAATAatgttttagtttgaaagtgcTAACATAAGCGCTTCTTGGTAGTGACTTTTCTACCAAAACCAAAGTGTGGATTGTAGTCACTCCTTAGAGCAGTCTGATGTCAGTTAACCCAGAACCTAAATATTTCTAATTTGGTGAGCTGTGTGATTAAGGTCTGGGTCCTGTTAGAAATTGGGAGTTTCGGTTTGCGAAGTCTCCACCCTCGCAAAAGGAAACTCtcagcccccccccaaaaaatgatctGTATAATTAATACACCCCTGGGCTCCATATCCAGCTCTCTGAAAGCCTCTTGCTTGGTGTCACACATTTTGTGGTGCATGTTTGTCTCTTAAGTATGAAAAATTCAGTAGGCCTATACTCTACAACAAAACAATTGCACTGATATACAATATCAAATCgaactttatttgtcacgtgccgaatacaaggTTAGACCTTACTGTGgaatgctaacttacaagccttaaccaacagcgcagttcaataagtgttaagaaaatatttaccaaataaactaaagtaacacaataaaataacaataacgaggcatgGACTCACAAGTTGTCGATAGCGGTctacaggaatgctggcccatgttgactccaatgcttcccacggttgtgtcaagttggctagatgtcctttgggtggtggaccattcttgatactatcacgggaaactgttgagcatgaaaaacccagcaacattgcagttcttgacacactcaaaccggcgttcctgacacctactaccataccccgttcaaaggcacttaaatattttgtcttgcccattcaccctctgaatggcacacatacacaatccatgtctcaattgtctcaaggcttaaaaatccttctttaacctgtctcctccccttcatcaacactgattgaagtggatttatcaagtgacatcaataagggatcatagctttcacctggtcagtctatgtcatggaaagagcaggtgttcctaatgttttgtacactcagtgtatatcaatcAGTATTTTGGTGAATGGTCTGTATAGTCATCATTTCTTTATAACTTTTACCGAAACATATCATTAGCCTAAGACTAACACGAGATAATCAGCAAAAAGTTAGGAGAAGAATCCTGAGTGCAGGTATAAATTCAAcacagcgttgggccagtaactgaaaggttgctagatcgaatccccgagatgacaaggtacaaatctgtcgttctgcccctgaacaaatgcagttcctaggccgtcattgtaattaagcgtttgttcttaactgacttgcctagtaaataaaggttaaataatgtcATACATGTATACCCATTAATCATGTGTTACCCATAAAGAATATATTCTACAGGTACATATATCACATTGTGAATATGGTCATGGCCTTGTACCATTTTAAGAAGTAAAAAATATTCTGTACATTTTGTTTTGATAAGAGTTTTGATCAGAGTTGCACTAATGTGTCATACTCTCTTGATGTCTATGAGGAACGAACTTAAATCTCAAAAAGGATGTTATCACGTGAGCCTACTCAGCCTTGTCTTTGGATAATAAAATATATTATGAAATTAAATTGTCTGAGGTCTCATTTTGTTTCTGACGCATACAGGTCCAGCTGTGCAAAGGTGATTTAGCTAGTACTGTCACTGATGTGGACATGATGCATACTTTTCTTAAGAAGAACTTAGTTAATTGATATCACCTGACTAAAGGTGAAAGtgtaagggctctattcaatccacaTTATggaagttcagctttacagcATCATTGAAATTGAAAGGGAATGTTCCCGCTTTAGAGGAAACTGTTTTCACGGTGACCTTTTCATTTCTATCACGGAATCTGTAACTCTTCAACACATAAGTAGTCAGCACCCAAGAAGATTTATTACAGTGTGCAAAATGCTGTTTAAATGTATTACAAGCAGTGTGATTTTCATGGACACTTCAGTATTGTAGAAATGTTATCTGAGTTGGAGTGAGGTAAGAGGGCATCTCTGTAAATGTCATTTCCCAAATAAGTGAGTTCCGAAAGTATTCGGGCAGTGACGTTTGtatgttttggctctgtactccagcagtttatatttgaaatgatacaatgactatgaggataaagtgcagactgtcaactTTAATTTGAGTGTATTTCCATCAATTTTAGGGgagcaaaagtattgggacaaattcacttactgtatatgtgtattaaagtactCAAAAGTTAAGTATTTGATCCGCTTACGGTTTGTTGAATCAGTATCTGTACTCACAGAGACGGTGTGGGCGTAGAGGGGCTGCAACAGGATACGgtcacatgtgctccctctccagcctctaggtcaccaggctgattgttatggtgcacacctgtcaccagcgtgacgcgcataatgacactcacctgggcTCCATCACCTTGGGatgcatagaaatagtgcacatagaacagattcACCACTTCTTAGATTTGATTCAGATTCAGAGGGATTCATAGTCAcgtgtacagggttgcaggtgaaAATCTTTAAGCTTCGAGCACCGACATGCAGGactaagtgaaataaaataatgaaaatggtcataaattttaaaaaatatataaatagcaCTATGTACATAATAGCAACTGTGGcaatgataaataaataaatgtccatATGGgcggaggcagagtaaagactgttgagggggtgggaTGACCATAaggggagcagcagcatgaccatttggggggaggggggagcagTAGGAGAAAGAATGTCCATAGGGGGAGTaacagggggagggggagcagaTAGCTGACTAGTGGTGGTTATTCAGGATAGACGCTATTGGTCAGTTTGTTGGTCAGGCAGTGTGCACCCAATGGTGCGTTCGGCTGCATGCAtcaccctctgaagagccttgTGGTCCGCAGCAGtggagttgccataccaggctgtgatgcagcccaggagtatgctctcgatggtactcctgtagaacactgtgagggcccTCGGTGACAGGGCAAAATTTTTCAGCATCCTGAGGCTGAAGAGTcgctgtcgtgccttcttcattaTGGTGTCTGTGTGGTTAGACTATTTCAGCTTCACTgagatgtgtaca
This genomic window from Oncorhynchus kisutch isolate 150728-3 linkage group LG20, Okis_V2, whole genome shotgun sequence contains:
- the LOC109887678 gene encoding uncharacterized protein LOC109887678 isoform X1, which encodes MAESSVHSNPRMRQFFTVVSGNTLDSHKDFLKQLTMQRDFTEVMTPEKSDVIITFCPIVSRAGTDIEAALQEIPTGKRVVLVAMHHSFNPDCTVPDCSRLVTRGDMLTVDCLFHENQGLLDCPRNTEAVRTIWSHLNIQPMNKNTRKGLFKNKKPSEQKSKKQVDAPKKELQEEKCQQCVHKDKLLKQIDYLNKILDQQVRDLKNEVERLRSQVSAQMTDSAPQPEESVVTGWNAQDNEQQSAHCLGFHP
- the LOC109887678 gene encoding uncharacterized protein LOC109887678 isoform X2 — translated: MRQFFTVVSGNTLDSHKDFLKQLTMQRDFTEVMTPEKSDVIITFCPIVSRAGTDIEAALQEIPTGKRVVLVAMHHSFNPDCTVPDCSRLVTRGDMLTVDCLFHENQGLLDCPRNTEAVRTIWSHLNIQPMNKNTRKGLFKNKKPSEQKSKKQVDAPKKELQEEKCQQCVHKDKLLKQIDYLNKILDQQVRDLKNEVERLRSQVSAQMTDSAPQPEESVVTGWNAQDNEQQSAHCLGFHP